From the genome of Miscanthus floridulus cultivar M001 chromosome 10, ASM1932011v1, whole genome shotgun sequence, one region includes:
- the LOC136487545 gene encoding BTB/POZ domain-containing protein At1g01640-like translates to MDCCICSPMAAVYRLPRNAICAPCHEGAKAIIGFLNKDDEQQQEEGGHGSVLKSRGSVKTNSPTKGMRDAWEQVKEMRGREEEAHQRAAFLAQGLAMAWKEGVHTDIVVKPGTGPPIPAHKAILAARSEVFRHMLAADERCKAPAGDTISLPELTHDELALFLAFLYTGALDEDGGGGRLPVLEERQLHALLVAADKYDVPFLRRACEARLAAAVDASNVLRTLEVAELSSSAALRERAMDTVVEQAEQVVFSPEYDDFAVRNAGLCVEITRALLAKMKTR, encoded by the exons ATGGACTGCTGCATCTGCAGCCCCATGGCGGCCGTGTACAGGCTTCCGAGGAACGCCATCTGTGCTCCCTGCCACGAGGGCGCCAAGGCCATTATCGGATTTCTGAACAAGGATGATGAGCAGCAGCAAGAAGAGGGCGGCCATGGCTCTGTGCTCAAGTCCAGAGGGTCTGTCAAAACTAACAGCCCAACCAAG GGGATGAGAGACgcatgggagcaggtgaaggagaTGAGAGGCAGGGAGGAGGAGGCCCACCAGAGAGCTGCCTTCCTCGCGCAGGGCCTGGCGATGGCGTGGAAGGAGGGAGTCCACACCGACATCGTCGTCAAACCTGGCACTGGGCCCCCAATCCCGGCCCACAAAGCCATCCTG GCCGCGAGGTCGGAGGTGTTCCGCCACATGCTGGCCGCCGACGAGCGCTGCAAGGCCCCCGCCGGCGACACCATCTCCCTCCCGGAGCTGACCCACGACGAGCTCGCCCTCTTCCTCGCCTTCCTCTACACCGGCGCGCTGgacgaggacggcggcggcggccgcctccCGGTCCTGGAGGAGCGGCAGCTGCACGCGCTCCTCGTGGCGGCCGACAAGTACGACGTGCCGTTCCTGCGGCGGGCCTGCGAGGCGCGGCTGGCGGCGGCCGTGGACGCCTCCAACGTGCTGCGCACGCTCGAGGTCGCGGAGCTGAGCTCCAGCGCGGCGCTCAGGGAGCGCGCCATGGACACGGTGGTGGAGCAAGCCGAGCAGGTGGTGTTCTCGCCCGAGTACGACGACTTCGCCGTCAGGAACGCCGGGCTGTGCGTCGAGATCACCCGGGCGCTGCTGGCCAAGATGAAGACTAGATAG